One part of the Parabacteroides sp. FAFU027 genome encodes these proteins:
- a CDS encoding thioredoxin family protein yields the protein MKRTLLILALGIITYSISNIKAQNQQHIAIQNINKTQFLRKIGNLDKQRKYKGPKPVIIDFCATWCTPCRKLSPILLEVAKENKDIIIYKVNVDQERELAQQFKIFAIPTLLFIPVNGKPSKNLGLISRSELDTLIQLKLLKSESSSL from the coding sequence GTATAATAACATACTCAATTTCAAACATTAAAGCCCAAAACCAACAACACATTGCAATTCAGAATATCAATAAAACTCAATTCCTGAGAAAAATTGGAAATCTGGACAAACAGCGGAAATATAAAGGACCAAAGCCGGTCATCATTGACTTTTGCGCCACATGGTGTACTCCATGCAGAAAACTTTCCCCGATTTTACTTGAAGTAGCTAAAGAAAATAAGGATATAATCATCTATAAAGTAAATGTGGATCAGGAACGTGAACTGGCTCAACAGTTTAAGATATTTGCTATCCCTACTTTACTTTTTATCCCAGTCAATGGCAAGCCATCTAAAAATCTGGGACTTATCTCCCGGTCAGAACTAGACACATTAATCCAGCTCAAGCTTCTGAAGTCCGAATCCTCCAGTCTTTAA